GCGTGGTTCGCACACTGATCGCCGCCGCCGTCGCCGTCGTCGCCGCGTGCGGCGGCGCGCTCGGCGCGCCCGATCGCACAGCGCCTCCGGCGAACGCCGGCGCGCTCGCGGCCGCCTACCGCGACTTCCTCGACGCCGGCCGCACGCCGGCGGACATCGTCGCCTGGACCACGACCCGGTCCCCGGGTTGGCGCCGCATCGATCCGCTCGCAACGAAAGCGGCGCGCGTCGCCCCGGGCGACCGGCTCGTGTTCGTCGACCGCGACCGCACCGCCCTGTTCGTGGTCGTCGGCCGGCGCCCGCTCGCCGGCGCCGGCGCGCGCCTGGTGTGCGGACACATCGACACCCCGGCGCCGCGCCTGCGCGCCGACGCGCTCGTCGACGACGCCGGCGAGGCCCGGCTGGTCACCTACCGGTACGGCGGCGCGCGCCGCCACCACTGGCTCGGCATCCCGCTCGGCCTGGTCGGGCGCGTCGCGACCGCCGGCGGGGACGAGGTCGCCGTGCGCCTCGGGTTCGCCGGCGACGGGTTTTCGTTCTACGCCACCGACGAGCGCGACGGCAGCGCGGTCGCGATCGCCGCGTCGACCCACGCCGCGAAGGAGACGCCGTCGCACACGTTCGCGCGCGAGCTGTACCGCCGCTACGGCATCACCGCGGCCGACCTGGCGACCGCCGAGCTGTACCTGGTGCCCGCGTGGCCGGCGCGCGACGTCGGCGTCGACCGCGCGTTCGTCGGCGCGCACGGCCAGGACGATCGCCTCAACTCGTTCGCCGCGTGGCGCGCGCTGATCGACGCGGCCGGCGACGAGCCTCCCGAGCGCACGATGGTCGCGTGGCTGGTCGACCGCGAAGAGATCGGCTCGACCGGGCCGACCGGCGCGCGTTCGCGATTCCTCGACACGGTGTTTTCGTGGCTGCTGCGCGCCGAGGGCGCCGCGGACGACGAGCGGACGCTGGCGCGCGCGTTCGCGGCGAGCGCCGCCCTGTCGGCCGACACGCCCGCCGCACTCAACCCGAACTTCCCCGAGCCGCACGTCGCCCGGCTGGCACCGCGCCTCGGCGGCGGCCCGGTGCTGTTTCCGTACGCCGGCCGCCGCGGGA
The genomic region above belongs to Deltaproteobacteria bacterium and contains:
- a CDS encoding aminopeptidase (catalyzes the removal of amino acids from the N termini of peptides) → MRRVVRTLIAAAVAVVAACGGALGAPDRTAPPANAGALAAAYRDFLDAGRTPADIVAWTTTRSPGWRRIDPLATKAARVAPGDRLVFVDRDRTALFVVVGRRPLAGAGARLVCGHIDTPAPRLRADALVDDAGEARLVTYRYGGARRHHWLGIPLGLVGRVATAGGDEVAVRLGFAGDGFSFYATDERDGSAVAIAASTHAAKETPSHTFARELYRRYGITAADLATAELYLVPAWPARDVGVDRAFVGAHGQDDRLNSFAAWRALIDAAGDEPPERTMVAWLVDREEIGSTGPTGARSRFLDTVFSWLLRAEGAADDERTLARAFAASAALSADTPAALNPNFPEPHVARLAPRLGGGPVLFPYAGRRGKQGSHLARAERIREVVDLFASAGAPLQVAELGKVDAGGGGTISKYLAERGIDVVDVGIPVVSMHSPLELSAKADLWHGYRAFRAWLRGAAQAH